The following proteins come from a genomic window of Oncorhynchus clarkii lewisi isolate Uvic-CL-2024 chromosome 23, UVic_Ocla_1.0, whole genome shotgun sequence:
- the LOC139381839 gene encoding serum amyloid P-component-like, which translates to MCWAVPQDLSGKMFTFPKESDSDHVGLIPKGENYPSVTVCLRYFTDVKRAFSIFSMATPTSTNDFLLFKESNGDMELQVRYVGNTFTGLPDEQNMWMALCGSWDSVTGLSQVWINGKPSARKIGYTAGSVLNGKPIIILGQDQDSYGGHFDKGQSFIGQLTDVHMWNYVLSPCEIQRFTSDLNFTPGNVLNWRSLEYTINGHVVLENKQTPCQE; encoded by the exons ATGTGCTGGGCTGTGCCTCAAG ACCTCTCAGGTAAAATGTTCACATTTCCAAAGGAGTCCGACTCTGATCATGTGGGGCTAATACCAAAGGGAGAAAACTATCCTTCTGTGACAGTATGTCTCAG GTATTTCACAGATGTCAAGAGGGCGTTTTCCATCTTTTCCATGGCAACTCCGACAAGCACCAATGACTTTCTGTTGTTCAAAGAGTCCAATGGTGACATGGAGCTACAAGTTAGATATGTGGGAAATACATTCACAGGGCTACCAGATGAGCAGAACATGTGGATGGCTCTGTGTGGGAGCTGGGACTCAGTCACCGGACTCAGTCAGGTTTGGATCAATGGGAAGCCAAGTGCAAGGAAGATAGGATACACTGCTGGGAGTGTGCTGAATGGAAAACCCATCATAATCCTAGGTCAGGACCAGGATTCTTATGGTGGACATTTTGATAAAGGACAATCGTTTATTGGTCAACTCACTGATGTGCACATGTGGAATTATGTTCTGTCACCTTGTGAGATCCAGCGCTTCACAAGCGACTTAAATTTCACCCCTGGGAATGTACTTAACTGGAGGTCCCTTGAATACACGATTAATGGGCATGTTGTTCTAGAAAACAAGCAAACACCCTGCCAAGAATGA
- the LOC139381837 gene encoding molybdenum cofactor sulfurase-like isoform X1, with protein MPLHEGMEKESLNFNQLCTFESFEEVWNHYGYKSVFQDVIEREFSRIKGITYLDHAGTTLYPESLVREFYQDICTNVYGNPHSHNPSSRLTHDTVEHVRYRILQHFNTTPDEYSVIFTSGSTAALKLVAESFPWRPPTAAEPASQFCYLTDNHTSVVGIRGVISALGVVSLPVSPEEIEARAKDVDQSEGSSCQTPHLFCYPAQSNFSGRKYPLGYVRGIQARQLYPACDSKGRWFVLLDAASFASCSPLDLQEHSANFVPFSFYKMFGFPTGLGALLVRNDTAALLRKTYFGGGTAAAYLAGDNYYVPASNMSSRFEDGTVSFLDIIALNHSFDSLHTLTGGMDKIQLHTFGLTRYTYMLLSSLCHGNGQPVAQIYSDSEFENPSTQGAILNFNLMDCHGQMIGYSQVDKLASLFNIHLRTGCFCNTGACQLFLGITNQVVKSNLQAGHVCGDNIDLVDGRPTGSVRVSFGYMSTFQDCQNFLNFVADCFVEKPVKVDQDKLDRLKSNTSSKGSSQCLLTMLTNGKPDHIDEREHASTDLVVNQRGGKAITKDAKSHEKAQTLTNIYIYPIKSCAAFEVTDWPVGALGLLHDRGWMVVNGNGVCLNQKREPRLCLIHPQIYLPSNTLLLQASGMNTICVPLKNHSEPPQSHRVCQNMVCGDRVETVDCGDEAASWLSEFLGQPCRLIRQSPDFSRDMKKGHEKEVSSTALSLVNEAQYLIVNRASVDLLQRHITNRQESSDDHQPLDTQTLISRFRANLVISGKEPFEEDDWSHLIIGNTHFQVAGRCGRCQMIGVDQSTGAKTKEPLLSLSAYRKGKVTFGVYLVHQSLEDSNSTLSVGSSVKSEMS; from the exons GCATTACATACCTGGATCATGCTGGAACAACACTATATCCTGAGTCATTGGTGAGAGAATTCTATCAGGATATCTGCACGAATGTATATG GCAACCCtcacagccataaccccagcAGCAGACTGACACATGACACAGTGGAGCATGTCAGATACAG GATATTGCAGCATTTTAACACCACTCCTGACGAATACTCAGTGATTTTCACGTCTGGCAGTACGGCAGCTCTCAAATTAGTCGCTGAGAGCTTTCCCTGGAGGCCTCCCACTGCTGcggagccagccagtcagttctGCTATCTGACCGATAACCATACCTCAGTGGTTGGTATCAGAGGAGTTATTTCAGCACTGGGAGTAGTTTCTCTACCTGTCTCCCCCGAGGAGATAGAGGCCAGAGCCAAAGATGTGGACCAGAGTGAAGGTAGCAGTTGCCAGACACCACACCTCTTCTGTTACCCAGCACAGAGCAATTTCTCTGGCAGAAAATACCCTCTGGGGTACGTGAGGGGCATCCAGGCGCGGCAGCTCTACCCAGCGTGTGATAGCAAGGGCCGGTGGTTCGTCCTGCTGGATGCTGCCTCTTTTGCCAGCTGCTCTCCTCTGGATCTGCAGGAGCACTCAGCTAACTTTGTTCCCTTCTCCTTCTATAAGATGTTTGGCTTCCCCACAGGTTTAGGGGCTCTCCTGGTCCGGAATGATACAGCTGCCCTCCTAAGAAAGACGTATTTTGGTGGGGGGACAGCAGCGGCCTACCTAGCAGGGGATAACTATTATGTGCCAGCGTCAAATATGTCTAGCCG GTTTGAAGATGGCACCGTCTCTTTCCTAGACATCATTGCTCTAAATCATAGTTTTGATTCTCTCCACACGCTCACAG GAGGTATGGACAAGATCCAGCTGCATACATTTGGTTTAACACGCTATACCTACATGTTGCTGTCTAGTCTTTGCCATGGCAACGGACAACCGGTTGCTCAGATATACTCCGACAGTGAGTTTGAGAACCCGAGCACACAGGGAGCCATCCTCAACTTCAACTTGATGGACTGTCATGGACAAATGATTGGATACTCTCAG GTGGACAAGCTGGCTAGTCTTTTTAATATCCATTTGCGGACAGGTTGCTTCTGCAACACAGGTGCCTGTCAGCTCTTCCTTGGCATCACCAATCAAGTGGTGAAGAGCAACCTACAG GCGGGTCATGTCTGTGGAGACAACATAGACCTGGTAGACGGCCGTCCAACGGGATCTGTGCGTGTATCTTTCGGCTACATGTCAACCTTCCAGGACTGCCAAAACTTCCTGAACTTCGTTGCGGACTGCTTTGTGGAGAAACCAGTAAAAGTGGACCAAGATAAACTAGACAGACTGAAATCGAACACCTCTTCTAAAGGTTCCAGTCAATGTCTGCTCACCATGCTTACCAATGGTAAACCTGACCACATAGATGAGAGAGAGCATGCATCTACAGATCTAGTTGTGAACCAACGCGGAGGGAAGGCCATCACCAAAGATGCAAAGAGCCATGAGAAGGCCCAGACTCTGACTAACATTTACATATATCCAATCAAATCCTGTGCAGCGTTTGAG GTGACTGACTGGCCAGTGGGTGCTCTGGGTCTGCTCCATGACCGGGGCTGGATGGTGGTGAATGGTAATGGAGTGTGTCTGAACCAAAAGAGAGAACCACGCTTATGCCTCATTCATCCACAGATCTACCTGCCCTCAAACACACTGCTCCTGCAGGCCTCAG gcATGAACACTATTTGTGTCCCTTTGAAAAACCACAGCGAGCCACCCCAGAGTCATAGGGTGTGTCAAAacatggtgtgtggtgacag GGTGGAGACAGTGGACTGTGGCGATGAAGCTGCATCATGGCTCTCAGAGTTCCTTGGACAGCCTTGTCGTTTGATAAGGCAAAGTCCTGATTTCAGTCGCGACATGAAAAAGGGCCATGAAAAAG AGGTCTCGTCCACTGCCCTCTCATTGGTGAATGAAGCCCAGTACCTAATAGTCAACCGTGCCAGTGTCGATTTGCTTCAGAGACATATCACAAACAG ACAGGAGTCCTCTGATGACCATCAGCCTCTTGACACCCAGACACTTATTAGTCGATTTCGGGCCAATTTAGTCATCTCTGGAAAGGAGCCATTTGAGGAAGATGATTGGTCACACTTGATTATTGGAAATACCCATTTCCAG GTGGCAGGTCGGTGTGGCAGATGCCAGATGATCGGGGTTGATCAGAGCACAGGAGCCAAGACCAAGGagcctcttctgtctctctctgcctatcgCAAGGGGAAG GTGACATTTGGTGTGTACCTGGTTCACCAATCACTGGAAGACTCTAATTCTACCCTATCTGTTGGCTCGTCTGTAAAGTCTGAAATGTCATGA
- the LOC139381837 gene encoding molybdenum cofactor sulfurase-like isoform X2 gives MPLHEGMEKESLNFNQLCTFESFEEVWNHYGYKSVFQDVIEREFSRIKGITYLDHAGTTLYPESLVREFYQDICTNVYGNPHSHNPSSRLTHDTVEHVRYRILQHFNTTPDEYSVIFTSGSTAALKLVAESFPWRPPTAAEPASQFCYLTDNHTSVVGIRGVISALGVVSLPVSPEEIEARAKDVDQSEGSSCQTPHLFCYPAQSNFSGRKYPLGYVRGIQARQLYPACDSKGRWFVLLDAASFASCSPLDLQEHSANFVPFSFYKMFGFPTGLGALLVRNDTAALLRKTYFGGGTAAAYLAGDNYYVPASNMSSRFEDGTVSFLDIIALNHSFDSLHTLTGGMDKIQLHTFGLTRYTYMLLSSLCHGNGQPVAQIYSDSEFENPSTQGAILNFNLMDCHGQMIGYSQVDKLASLFNIHLRTGCFCNTGACQLFLGITNQVVKSNLQAGHVCGDNIDLVDGRPTGSVRVSFGYMSTFQDCQNFLNFVADCFVEKPVKVDQDKLDRLKSNTSSKGSSQCLLTMLTNGKPDHIDEREHASTDLVVNQRGGKAITKDAKSHEKAQTLTNIYIYPIKSCAAFEVTDWPVGALGLLHDRGWMVVNGNGVCLNQKREPRLCLIHPQIYLPSNTLLLQASGMNTICVPLKNHSEPPQSHRVCQNMVCGDRVETVDCGDEAASWLSEFLGQPCRLIRQSPDFSRDMKKGHEKEVSSTALSLVNEAQYLIVNRASVDLLQRHITNRQESSDDHQPLDTQTLISRFRANLVISGKEPFEEDDWSHLIIGNTHFQVAGRCGRCQMIGVDQSTGAKTKEPLLSLSAYRKGKG, from the exons GCATTACATACCTGGATCATGCTGGAACAACACTATATCCTGAGTCATTGGTGAGAGAATTCTATCAGGATATCTGCACGAATGTATATG GCAACCCtcacagccataaccccagcAGCAGACTGACACATGACACAGTGGAGCATGTCAGATACAG GATATTGCAGCATTTTAACACCACTCCTGACGAATACTCAGTGATTTTCACGTCTGGCAGTACGGCAGCTCTCAAATTAGTCGCTGAGAGCTTTCCCTGGAGGCCTCCCACTGCTGcggagccagccagtcagttctGCTATCTGACCGATAACCATACCTCAGTGGTTGGTATCAGAGGAGTTATTTCAGCACTGGGAGTAGTTTCTCTACCTGTCTCCCCCGAGGAGATAGAGGCCAGAGCCAAAGATGTGGACCAGAGTGAAGGTAGCAGTTGCCAGACACCACACCTCTTCTGTTACCCAGCACAGAGCAATTTCTCTGGCAGAAAATACCCTCTGGGGTACGTGAGGGGCATCCAGGCGCGGCAGCTCTACCCAGCGTGTGATAGCAAGGGCCGGTGGTTCGTCCTGCTGGATGCTGCCTCTTTTGCCAGCTGCTCTCCTCTGGATCTGCAGGAGCACTCAGCTAACTTTGTTCCCTTCTCCTTCTATAAGATGTTTGGCTTCCCCACAGGTTTAGGGGCTCTCCTGGTCCGGAATGATACAGCTGCCCTCCTAAGAAAGACGTATTTTGGTGGGGGGACAGCAGCGGCCTACCTAGCAGGGGATAACTATTATGTGCCAGCGTCAAATATGTCTAGCCG GTTTGAAGATGGCACCGTCTCTTTCCTAGACATCATTGCTCTAAATCATAGTTTTGATTCTCTCCACACGCTCACAG GAGGTATGGACAAGATCCAGCTGCATACATTTGGTTTAACACGCTATACCTACATGTTGCTGTCTAGTCTTTGCCATGGCAACGGACAACCGGTTGCTCAGATATACTCCGACAGTGAGTTTGAGAACCCGAGCACACAGGGAGCCATCCTCAACTTCAACTTGATGGACTGTCATGGACAAATGATTGGATACTCTCAG GTGGACAAGCTGGCTAGTCTTTTTAATATCCATTTGCGGACAGGTTGCTTCTGCAACACAGGTGCCTGTCAGCTCTTCCTTGGCATCACCAATCAAGTGGTGAAGAGCAACCTACAG GCGGGTCATGTCTGTGGAGACAACATAGACCTGGTAGACGGCCGTCCAACGGGATCTGTGCGTGTATCTTTCGGCTACATGTCAACCTTCCAGGACTGCCAAAACTTCCTGAACTTCGTTGCGGACTGCTTTGTGGAGAAACCAGTAAAAGTGGACCAAGATAAACTAGACAGACTGAAATCGAACACCTCTTCTAAAGGTTCCAGTCAATGTCTGCTCACCATGCTTACCAATGGTAAACCTGACCACATAGATGAGAGAGAGCATGCATCTACAGATCTAGTTGTGAACCAACGCGGAGGGAAGGCCATCACCAAAGATGCAAAGAGCCATGAGAAGGCCCAGACTCTGACTAACATTTACATATATCCAATCAAATCCTGTGCAGCGTTTGAG GTGACTGACTGGCCAGTGGGTGCTCTGGGTCTGCTCCATGACCGGGGCTGGATGGTGGTGAATGGTAATGGAGTGTGTCTGAACCAAAAGAGAGAACCACGCTTATGCCTCATTCATCCACAGATCTACCTGCCCTCAAACACACTGCTCCTGCAGGCCTCAG gcATGAACACTATTTGTGTCCCTTTGAAAAACCACAGCGAGCCACCCCAGAGTCATAGGGTGTGTCAAAacatggtgtgtggtgacag GGTGGAGACAGTGGACTGTGGCGATGAAGCTGCATCATGGCTCTCAGAGTTCCTTGGACAGCCTTGTCGTTTGATAAGGCAAAGTCCTGATTTCAGTCGCGACATGAAAAAGGGCCATGAAAAAG AGGTCTCGTCCACTGCCCTCTCATTGGTGAATGAAGCCCAGTACCTAATAGTCAACCGTGCCAGTGTCGATTTGCTTCAGAGACATATCACAAACAG ACAGGAGTCCTCTGATGACCATCAGCCTCTTGACACCCAGACACTTATTAGTCGATTTCGGGCCAATTTAGTCATCTCTGGAAAGGAGCCATTTGAGGAAGATGATTGGTCACACTTGATTATTGGAAATACCCATTTCCAG GTGGCAGGTCGGTGTGGCAGATGCCAGATGATCGGGGTTGATCAGAGCACAGGAGCCAAGACCAAGGagcctcttctgtctctctctgcctatcgCAAGGGGAAG